A single region of the Streptomyces caelestis genome encodes:
- a CDS encoding YceI family protein, translating into MARTTSRRWKRWLIVGAAAAALVGVGGPYVYINYIQDDPPASLSLESPPAAPESTSDSGSGDQAGQSVEGSWRVGNGSQAGYRVDEVLFGQNTTAVGRTGQVTGELEIEGTRAVSGSFTVDLASVRSDSAQRDSQFRGRVMNTERYPNATFELTEPVDFGSVPDVNEQVTGEATGNLTVHGETNPVTFDLTAQRTAAGFRANGSIPITFADYGIDAPNFGGITVEDEGTVEFLLAFTPA; encoded by the coding sequence ATGGCACGCACCACATCCAGACGCTGGAAGCGCTGGCTGATCGTCGGCGCTGCCGCCGCCGCCCTCGTGGGCGTCGGAGGCCCGTACGTCTACATCAACTACATCCAGGACGACCCACCAGCCTCGCTGTCACTCGAGAGTCCACCGGCCGCACCGGAGAGCACCTCCGACTCCGGCTCCGGCGATCAGGCGGGCCAGAGCGTCGAGGGCAGCTGGCGGGTCGGGAACGGTTCACAGGCCGGCTACCGCGTCGACGAGGTGCTCTTCGGCCAGAACACCACGGCCGTGGGCCGCACCGGCCAGGTCACCGGAGAGCTGGAGATCGAGGGCACCCGGGCCGTCAGCGGGAGCTTCACCGTCGACCTGGCATCGGTGCGGAGCGACTCCGCCCAGCGCGACAGCCAGTTCCGCGGCCGGGTCATGAACACCGAGCGGTACCCCAACGCCACCTTCGAGCTCACCGAGCCCGTTGACTTCGGCTCGGTGCCGGACGTGAACGAACAAGTCACCGGCGAGGCAACGGGGAATCTGACCGTCCACGGCGAGACGAACCCCGTCACCTTCGACCTCACCGCCCAGCGCACAGCCGCCGGCTTCCGTGCGAACGGCTCGATCCCCATCACCTTCGCCGATTACGGCATCGACGCACCGAACTTCGGCGGGATCACCGTCGAGGACGAGGGGACCGTCGAGTTCCTCCTCGCCTTCACCCCCGCGTAA
- a CDS encoding SGNH/GDSL hydrolase family protein, with translation MSSSGYLRYVALGDSHTEGVGDGDDVRGLRGWADRLAEQVARHNPGLLYANLAVRGRKAGQVRAEQLAPALAMRPDLATVVAGVNDVLRPSCDLDEVVGHVEAMFAALTAQGATVATLMFPDVGRITPLSRPIGHRVLALNARIREAADRHGVVVAETAAHAAATDPRLWSADRLHAGPLGHARIAAAVAQALGLPGSDDKWTLPLPAGTDISVWRAVGAELRWAGTFLGPWVGRRLRGRSSGDGRQAKRPVLLPVAASAGDTSPAV, from the coding sequence GTGTCGAGCAGTGGGTATCTGCGCTATGTCGCCCTGGGTGACAGTCATACCGAGGGGGTCGGGGACGGCGACGACGTCCGTGGTCTTCGGGGCTGGGCGGACCGGCTCGCCGAGCAGGTCGCCCGCCACAACCCCGGCCTGCTCTACGCCAACCTCGCGGTGCGCGGCCGTAAGGCCGGTCAGGTGCGCGCCGAGCAGCTCGCTCCGGCTCTCGCGATGCGGCCCGACCTCGCCACCGTGGTGGCTGGCGTCAACGACGTGTTGCGCCCGAGCTGCGACCTCGATGAGGTGGTCGGCCATGTCGAGGCGATGTTCGCCGCCCTCACCGCCCAGGGCGCCACGGTCGCGACCCTCATGTTTCCCGACGTCGGGCGTATCACGCCGTTGTCCCGCCCGATAGGTCACCGTGTTCTCGCACTCAACGCGCGCATCCGGGAGGCCGCCGACCGCCACGGCGTGGTGGTGGCGGAGACGGCCGCGCACGCGGCGGCGACCGATCCGCGGTTGTGGAGTGCTGACCGGCTGCACGCCGGCCCGCTGGGACACGCGCGCATCGCGGCTGCCGTGGCCCAGGCGCTCGGTCTGCCGGGCAGCGACGACAAGTGGACCCTTCCCCTTCCCGCGGGGACGGACATCTCTGTCTGGAGGGCCGTGGGTGCCGAACTGCGCTGGGCCGGCACCTTCCTCGGCCCTTGGGTCGGCCGCCGCCTGCGTGGCCGCTCCTCCGGTGATGGCCGCCAGGCCAAGCGGCCGGTGCTGCTTCCGGTGGCCGCGTCCGCCGGGGACACCTCCCCAGCAGTGTGA
- a CDS encoding nuclear transport factor 2 family protein has protein sequence MSNTHLSKRTVAALLAAATVGSMAGFAPAATASAPSSSPTVADSRQGNPYTEERNKRVAVHVLRQLFEEGNLKVADQYIRADYIQHNPMAPDGREAIKNFIRDWTAQFPDHVYNVKRVLAQGDLVMVHSNPVFQPGTRGSSVVDIFRFDKKGMIAEHWDVVQEVPETTVNGNDMFGTVSQPRTNQPGPRWMTPFSRKVATAYFDTLLIDKNPDAVRYLTPEYYQHNPTTPNGSAGLREQFTNFFQQFPNLIVERKRVIAEGDLVAVHAHYRLSPEDRGQAVVDIFRVGKHGKILEHWDSVQDVPETALNENTMF, from the coding sequence ATGAGCAACACCCACTTGTCCAAGAGGACCGTCGCCGCTCTGCTGGCCGCGGCAACCGTCGGATCCATGGCCGGGTTCGCGCCCGCCGCCACGGCGTCCGCCCCCTCCTCCTCTCCGACCGTCGCGGACTCCCGGCAGGGGAACCCCTACACCGAGGAGCGCAACAAGCGCGTCGCCGTCCACGTGCTCAGGCAGCTCTTCGAGGAAGGCAACCTCAAGGTCGCCGACCAGTACATCCGCGCGGACTACATCCAGCACAACCCGATGGCCCCCGACGGCCGGGAGGCGATCAAGAACTTCATCCGCGACTGGACCGCGCAGTTCCCGGACCACGTGTACAACGTCAAGCGGGTCCTCGCCCAGGGCGACCTGGTCATGGTGCACTCCAACCCGGTCTTCCAGCCCGGCACCCGCGGTTCGTCCGTGGTCGACATCTTCCGCTTCGACAAGAAGGGCATGATCGCCGAGCACTGGGACGTGGTCCAGGAGGTACCGGAGACCACCGTCAACGGCAACGACATGTTCGGCACAGTCAGTCAGCCGCGCACGAACCAGCCCGGCCCCCGCTGGATGACCCCCTTCAGCCGGAAGGTCGCGACCGCCTACTTCGACACACTCCTCATCGACAAGAACCCCGACGCGGTCAGGTACCTGACGCCGGAGTACTACCAGCACAACCCCACCACCCCCAACGGCTCGGCCGGCCTGCGCGAGCAGTTCACCAACTTCTTCCAGCAGTTCCCGAACCTGATCGTGGAACGCAAGCGCGTCATCGCCGAAGGCGACCTCGTGGCCGTCCACGCCCACTACCGCCTCAGCCCCGAGGACCGCGGCCAGGCCGTGGTGGACATCTTCCGCGTCGGCAAGCACGGCAAGATCCTCGAGCACTGGGACTCCGTCCAGGACGTGCCGGAGACCGCCCTCAACGAAAACACCATGTTCTGA
- a CDS encoding MmcQ/YjbR family DNA-binding protein: MPDAEDVRRIALSLPETTEKIAWSMPTFRVAGKMFATLPEDETSLAVRCPKEERDELVLAEPEKFWIADHEAQFAWVRARLDALEDEGELRDILADSWRQAAPPRLLEAHPGLGPVAGE, from the coding sequence ATGCCGGATGCCGAAGACGTACGACGTATCGCTCTGTCCCTGCCGGAGACGACGGAGAAGATCGCCTGGAGCATGCCCACGTTCCGGGTCGCGGGAAAGATGTTCGCCACGCTGCCGGAGGACGAGACGTCCCTCGCCGTGCGCTGCCCCAAGGAGGAGCGGGACGAACTGGTGCTCGCCGAGCCGGAGAAGTTCTGGATCGCCGACCACGAGGCGCAGTTCGCCTGGGTCAGGGCCCGGCTCGACGCGCTGGAGGACGAGGGCGAGCTGCGGGACATCCTGGCCGACTCCTGGCGCCAGGCCGCCCCGCCCCGACTCCTGGAGGCCCACCCCGGGTTGGGCCCCGTGGCGGGGGAGTGA
- a CDS encoding transketolase family protein, giving the protein MDTMRDRFAPVVSRLLDEDPRVAVVLAEIGADGFAEAARRHPDRVVNVGIREQLLVGAAAGLALTGLRPVVHTFASFLVERPFEQVKLDLGHQDAGAVLVSAAASFDWPAGGYTHMAPGDVALLDTLDGWTVHVPGHPDEAETLLRHAVAAGDDKVYVRLSLQSNGRALPVDGERFRTVREGRSGVVVAVGPLLDTVLAATEGLDVTVLYATTVRPFDGAALRRVTRVAGTDVVLVEPYLAGTSTAAASDALSEVPHRVLGLGVGRRELRRYGQVEEHAAAHGLDARSLRERIGGFVGAAAPA; this is encoded by the coding sequence ATGGACACCATGCGTGACCGTTTCGCCCCTGTCGTCTCCCGGCTGCTCGACGAGGATCCCCGCGTCGCCGTGGTCCTGGCCGAGATCGGCGCGGACGGCTTCGCCGAGGCCGCCCGCCGCCATCCCGACCGGGTCGTCAACGTCGGCATCCGCGAGCAGCTCCTGGTCGGGGCGGCGGCCGGGCTGGCGCTGACCGGGCTGCGGCCCGTCGTGCACACCTTCGCCAGCTTTCTCGTCGAGCGGCCCTTCGAGCAGGTCAAGCTGGATCTCGGGCACCAGGACGCGGGCGCGGTGCTGGTGAGCGCCGCCGCCTCCTTCGACTGGCCGGCGGGCGGCTACACCCACATGGCGCCGGGCGACGTGGCGCTGCTCGACACGCTGGACGGCTGGACCGTCCATGTGCCGGGCCACCCGGACGAGGCCGAGACGCTGCTGCGGCACGCGGTCGCCGCGGGCGACGACAAGGTGTACGTGCGGCTGTCCCTCCAGTCCAACGGGCGGGCGCTGCCCGTCGACGGGGAGCGCTTCCGCACCGTCCGCGAGGGGCGCTCCGGTGTCGTGGTCGCCGTCGGGCCCCTGCTCGACACCGTGCTCGCCGCCACCGAGGGCCTCGACGTCACGGTCCTGTACGCGACCACCGTCCGCCCCTTCGACGGGGCCGCCCTGCGCCGGGTCACCCGGGTGGCCGGGACGGACGTCGTGCTCGTCGAGCCCTACCTGGCGGGCACCTCGACGGCCGCGGCGAGCGACGCGCTGTCCGAGGTGCCGCACCGGGTGCTGGGGTTGGGCGTGGGCCGTCGGGAACTGCGGCGGTACGGGCAGGTGGAGGAGCATGCCGCCGCCCATGGCCTCGACGCCCGGTCACTGCGGGAGCGCATCGGGGGTTTCGTCGGGGCGGCGGCTCCCGCGTGA
- a CDS encoding PadR family transcriptional regulator: protein MALRNAVMAALLEGEASGYDLAKAFDATVANFWMSTPQQLYRELDRMEAEGLVTARVVEQERRPNKRLFSLTEAGRKAVHAYTAEPLGKPAVIRDELLVKVQCLDAGDMEAVRTAIAERMEWATAKLARYERLRQRLLDGRSEEAYFAEAERIGPYLTLLRGMSFERENLQWGDMALRRLEQRTAALRADG from the coding sequence ATGGCTTTGCGGAACGCGGTGATGGCCGCGCTGTTGGAGGGCGAGGCGTCCGGGTACGACCTCGCGAAGGCGTTCGACGCGACGGTCGCCAACTTCTGGATGTCGACGCCTCAGCAGCTCTACCGGGAGCTGGATCGCATGGAGGCCGAAGGACTCGTCACGGCCCGCGTCGTCGAGCAGGAGCGCCGCCCTAACAAGCGACTGTTCTCCTTGACGGAGGCCGGGCGGAAGGCCGTCCACGCCTACACCGCCGAGCCCTTGGGTAAACCGGCGGTGATCCGGGACGAGTTGCTTGTCAAGGTGCAGTGCCTGGACGCGGGCGACATGGAAGCGGTCCGGACTGCCATCGCCGAGCGCATGGAGTGGGCCACCGCCAAGCTGGCCCGCTACGAGAGGCTCCGGCAGCGTCTGCTCGACGGGCGCTCGGAGGAGGCGTACTTCGCCGAGGCCGAGCGCATCGGCCCGTATCTCACCCTGCTGCGCGGAATGTCGTTCGAGCGGGAGAACCTCCAGTGGGGGGACATGGCGCTGCGCAGGCTCGAACAGCGCACGGCCGCGCTCCGGGCCGACGGCTGA
- a CDS encoding GNAT family N-acetyltransferase has product MLTDTVNGGASVGFLAPLDRAEALAWWEERAADVAAGRLAVWAAHDRDRVLGTVSLAFPAKPNSRHRAEVVKLMVHPDARGRGLGRRLLATAEGAAAEAGVTLLHLDTEAGSPAERLYRATGWTAIGSIPDYAASPDGELRPTTIYYKRVPATALTR; this is encoded by the coding sequence CTGTTGACCGACACCGTGAACGGCGGTGCCTCGGTCGGCTTCCTCGCCCCGCTCGACCGTGCCGAGGCGCTCGCCTGGTGGGAGGAACGGGCCGCCGACGTGGCAGCGGGACGGCTCGCCGTGTGGGCTGCGCACGACCGGGACCGGGTGCTGGGCACCGTGAGCCTGGCCTTCCCCGCCAAGCCGAACAGCCGCCACCGCGCCGAAGTCGTCAAACTCATGGTGCACCCGGACGCCCGCGGCCGTGGCCTCGGACGCCGGCTCCTGGCCACGGCGGAGGGCGCCGCCGCCGAGGCAGGCGTCACCCTCCTGCACCTGGACACCGAGGCCGGCAGCCCCGCCGAGCGGCTGTACCGGGCCACCGGCTGGACCGCGATCGGCTCGATCCCCGACTACGCGGCGAGCCCCGACGGGGAGCTGCGCCCGACGACGATCTACTACAAGCGCGTACCGGCAACCGCTCTCACCAGGTGA
- a CDS encoding TetR/AcrR family transcriptional regulator — protein sequence MTGNTRGLRADARRNRQRLLDVAVRAFSEQGTDASLEAIAREAGVGIGTLYRHFPTREALLEAAYRNEVARVCDSAGELLAQYPPDMAMRVWMDRFIDYLATKQGMADALKAVIASGDSDPFAESLDRISSAISTLLKAGAEAGVLRSDVDPLDVGFSLGGILLITTDKGLRDRASRMLDLLLDGLRYRAG from the coding sequence GTGACCGGCAACACACGCGGGCTGCGTGCCGACGCGCGGCGTAACCGGCAACGCCTGCTCGACGTCGCCGTACGCGCTTTCTCCGAGCAGGGCACGGACGCGTCGCTGGAGGCCATCGCCAGAGAGGCCGGGGTGGGCATCGGCACGCTGTACCGGCACTTCCCCACCCGGGAGGCACTGCTTGAGGCCGCCTACCGCAACGAGGTCGCGCGGGTCTGCGACAGCGCCGGGGAACTGCTGGCGCAGTACCCGCCCGACATGGCGATGCGGGTGTGGATGGACCGGTTCATCGACTATCTGGCCACCAAGCAGGGCATGGCGGACGCGTTGAAAGCCGTCATCGCCTCCGGCGACTCGGACCCGTTCGCCGAGAGTCTGGACCGGATCAGCTCGGCCATCAGCACGCTGCTGAAGGCCGGGGCCGAGGCGGGCGTCCTGCGCTCCGACGTCGACCCTCTCGACGTCGGCTTCAGCCTCGGCGGCATCCTGCTGATCACCACCGACAAGGGGCTGCGCGACCGCGCGAGCCGCATGCTCGATCTGCTCCTCGACGGACTCCGCTACCGCGCCGGCTGA